One genomic region from Leifsonia poae encodes:
- a CDS encoding DUF1214 domain-containing protein, with protein sequence MKVTVLNFVRAESDLMFSRLAAGAGLGRWNHTRGLKGLDDQPIIRQNRDTLYSSVIVDVRDGVTVTLPDTGGRYISVAVVSQDHFIPLILREPGEHRLTPELVGTDFAALLARILVDPNDAADVAEVNRLQDGLLLTGGGTGAFPLPDYDESSQTETRDALLALGRGVSTYDHAFGTSAEVDPVRHLLGAAGGWGGLPEYEATYISVDEGLPVADYRLRLADVPVDAFWSVSLYNAAGYFEPNALGVNSINSLTAVPDADGSVTVHFGEHPEGTPNALPIMPGWNYTLRLYRPHPSVLDGSWVAPRPERV encoded by the coding sequence ATGAAGGTCACCGTTCTCAACTTCGTTCGCGCTGAATCCGACCTCATGTTCTCCCGGCTCGCCGCCGGCGCCGGCCTCGGCCGGTGGAACCACACCCGCGGGTTGAAGGGTCTCGACGATCAGCCCATCATCCGGCAGAACCGCGACACCCTCTACAGCAGCGTGATCGTCGATGTGCGCGACGGCGTCACGGTCACCCTGCCAGACACCGGCGGGCGGTACATCTCCGTCGCTGTCGTCAGCCAGGATCACTTCATCCCGCTCATCCTGCGCGAACCGGGAGAGCACCGGCTCACCCCCGAGCTGGTCGGCACCGACTTCGCAGCGCTCCTCGCGCGCATCCTCGTCGACCCGAACGACGCCGCTGACGTCGCCGAGGTCAACCGCCTGCAAGACGGCCTGCTTCTCACCGGCGGCGGCACGGGAGCCTTTCCGCTGCCCGACTACGACGAGTCTTCGCAGACGGAGACCCGCGACGCGCTCCTCGCGCTCGGGCGCGGCGTCTCGACCTACGACCACGCCTTCGGCACGAGCGCCGAGGTCGACCCCGTCAGGCACCTGCTCGGTGCCGCCGGCGGGTGGGGCGGCCTGCCCGAGTACGAGGCCACCTATATCAGTGTCGACGAAGGCCTGCCCGTCGCCGACTATCGGCTGCGCCTCGCCGACGTGCCGGTCGACGCATTCTGGTCGGTGTCGCTGTACAACGCGGCCGGCTACTTCGAACCCAATGCGCTCGGCGTGAACAGCATCAACAGCCTCACCGCGGTGCCCGATGCCGACGGAAGTGTCACCGTGCACTTCGGCGAGCATCCGGAGGGGACACCGAACGCCTTGCCCATCATGCCGGGGTGGAACTACACGCTCCGGCTCTACCGCCCGCATCCGTCGGTGCTCGACGGCTCGTGGGTCGCCCCTCGCCCCGAACGCGTCTAG
- a CDS encoding PLDc N-terminal domain-containing protein codes for MYFWEILGWMLWATVFIGYLFALFAIIGDLFRDRGLSGWWKALWVIFLVFLPFLTALVYLVARGQGMAARSSTAAREAEDAAQSYIRDVAGKTPAEEIAAAAALREAGTISTEEFEQLKAKALS; via the coding sequence ATGTACTTCTGGGAGATCCTCGGCTGGATGCTCTGGGCGACCGTCTTCATCGGCTACCTGTTCGCGCTGTTCGCGATCATCGGCGACCTGTTCCGCGACCGTGGGCTGAGCGGCTGGTGGAAGGCCCTCTGGGTGATCTTCCTGGTCTTCCTGCCCTTCCTCACCGCGCTCGTCTACCTGGTCGCCCGCGGGCAGGGGATGGCCGCGCGCAGCAGCACGGCGGCGCGCGAGGCTGAGGATGCCGCGCAGTCGTACATCCGAGACGTGGCGGGGAAGACCCCGGCCGAAGAGATCGCCGCCGCCGCCGCGCTCCGCGAGGCCGGTACGATCAGCACCGAAGAGTTCGAGCAACTGAAAGCGAAGGCACTGTCATGA